Genomic window (Chitinophagales bacterium):
ATATTTCACCATACCCAGAGAAGTAATGCCTGGTTTGATTTTCATCAAATGAAGATAGTATGGGGCTTCCTGACATATTTGATCAATAAAATATTTTCGCTCAGCACGATAGCCTACGATACTCATATCGCCCTTCAGAACATTAAAAAACTGAGGGATCTCGTCCAAACGCCATTTACGAAGAAATCTGCCAACCGGAGTGATACGAGCATCCTCTTTCGAAGCCAATAAGGGAGTATTGGCTTCTGCATTCGATATCATAGAGCGAAACTTCAAGATATAAAACGGTTTGAAATTTTTCCCTATGCGCTCCTGACAATAAAATACATCCCCGCCATTGCTGATTTTAAGGATTAAAGAAATGATTAAAAATAAAGGCAACAATAGAATAATAGCTAGAATAGATAACATAATATCCAGAGCAGATTTTATGTTTTTCTCAAAGAGGTGCATATTATCTGGATAGGCCTCTAAGAAAATAGGGCTATTGATGTCTGAAAGTCGATAACTTTTATTGATAATATCATAGATATCTGCTGGTGTTTTGACTATGACATTAAAAGGAGCCAACTGATTGATCAGCGAATGAATAAACTTATCATCTGTGGAGTTTATAATGACCTGATTTACCTGATTAGAATGGATAACTTTTTCTAAATCCGAAATCTTACCTATATAAGGAAGCTGACAGCCATTGGTATCTTTATCAGAGAGGTAGCCAATATTTTTAAATCCAAAATCTTTATAATCGCAAAGCTTATCATTCGAATAGTGCTGCTCGTCTACTGCATTTAACACGAAAATAGAATTAAAGTATCGCTTTTCCTCACTATACAAATACTTATTTATGGTGAGAATACAAATTCTAAAGAAAATAGTCAAGCTAAAGTGCAAACTAAAGTAAGTCAAGACGACATAGAACAAATTTTCCTTTGAATAACTATCGTCCAAAAAGAAGAGAAAATTTAAAATGATAACTCCTATCAAGGAGGCCATAGCGGTTTTAACGATTTCCCAAAAACGAGATTTAAAGAACAAATGTCCGTAAAAACCTGAATAAAAATAGAGAACTAGCCAAAACAAGGGGATCAATATCAAGCTAAAGTAAAAGGTCTCATCCTTTAAAAACTCGTCCAATCTTATTTCATAAGGATAAGGGGAGAGTGTTTTTCGGTAATAATACAATACAACCCATGCTATAGCTGCGGCTATAGTATCAAACAATGGATAAATGGTAAGCTTATTCGTATTTTTCAAGCGATAGTGTCAAGGCAAATTAGTTCTTAGTTTTATAAGCTAACGCTATTTTAGGCTATTAATTGTTTAAAGTTATCAATATTTTATAAACACATTCTTGGTCTCCGTAAAAAATCGCATAGCCTCAAATCCACCTTCTCTGCCTATACCACTCTCCTTCATACCACCAAATGGCGTGCGTAAATCACGGACCATCCAGGTATTGACCCAGACGATTCCAGAATCGATGCGCTCCGCCACCCGATGGGCTTTTTTCACATTTTCTGTCCAGATGGTACAAGCGAGACCGTAGGGTGTGCTATTCGCCATTTGGATAGCATCCTCTTCCGTGTCAAAGGGAATCAGAGTGACCACAGGTCCGAAAATCTCCTCCTGATTGAGTCTACACATATGTCCTAATCCTTCTATAACAGTAGGTTCTACAAAATAACCATTTTTGCAGTCGCCCTCAGGAATATAGCGCTTGCCCCCTATCAAAACAGTACCTCCTTCTTCCTTAGCTAAGTCAATATACCCGAGTATCTTATTCATATGTGCTTCACTCACCACAGCTCCTATATTAACCTCTGTAGAAGGATTCCCGATGGTCAGCTTTTGAATTCTTGCCAGAAACTCTGTCTTGAATCGATCATAAATAGTCTTTTGTATGAAAATTCTACTTCCGCAGAGGCAGATCTGACCTTGATTTATAAAAGAAGAACGCACGGTCGTAGCCATCATATCTTCAAAATCACAATCATCAAAAATGATATTAGGGTTCTTGCCACCCAGCTCTAGTGATACTTTCTTAAATTGTTTAGCACATTCCATATTGATAGCTCTTCCTGTGACGGTGCCACCGGTAAATGCTATGGCTTTTACTTGCTTGCTTGCTACAATA
Coding sequences:
- a CDS encoding exopolysaccharide biosynthesis polyprenyl glycosylphosphotransferase, translated to MKNTNKLTIYPLFDTIAAAIAWVVLYYYRKTLSPYPYEIRLDEFLKDETFYFSLILIPLFWLVLYFYSGFYGHLFFKSRFWEIVKTAMASLIGVIILNFLFFLDDSYSKENLFYVVLTYFSLHFSLTIFFRICILTINKYLYSEEKRYFNSIFVLNAVDEQHYSNDKLCDYKDFGFKNIGYLSDKDTNGCQLPYIGKISDLEKVIHSNQVNQVIINSTDDKFIHSLINQLAPFNVIVKTPADIYDIINKSYRLSDINSPIFLEAYPDNMHLFEKNIKSALDIMLSILAIILLLPLFLIISLILKISNGGDVFYCQERIGKNFKPFYILKFRSMISNAEANTPLLASKEDARITPVGRFLRKWRLDEIPQFFNVLKGDMSIVGYRAERKYFIDQICQEAPYYLHLMKIKPGITSLGMVKYGYAENVKEMVHRLKFDMIYIENMSLVLDVKILIYTFIILFKGKGK
- a CDS encoding aldehyde dehydrogenase; this translates as MVTIQNYIDGKFYHAQSGAVLDLVNPSLGQVYGSLPDSDESDVKMAIAAADRAWPAWKVLSYELRFDWLLKLANGIANRMQEFVEAESRDNGKPQWLAAQSDIPRAISNLKFFASAQMNFPSESHHTPGQGLNYTLRQPIGVVGCISPWNLPLYLFTWKIAPALAAGNTVVAKPSEITPYTAYLLSTVCEEVGFPNGVLNIVHGLGAKVGQTIVASKQVKAIAFTGGTVTGRAINMECAKQFKKVSLELGGKNPNIIFDDCDFEDMMATTVRSSFINQGQICLCGSRIFIQKTIYDRFKTEFLARIQKLTIGNPSTEVNIGAVVSEAHMNKILGYIDLAKEEGGTVLIGGKRYIPEGDCKNGYFVEPTVIEGLGHMCRLNQEEIFGPVVTLIPFDTEEDAIQMANSTPYGLACTIWTENVKKAHRVAERIDSGIVWVNTWMVRDLRTPFGGMKESGIGREGGFEAMRFFTETKNVFIKY